One Acropora palmata chromosome 2, jaAcrPala1.3, whole genome shotgun sequence genomic window carries:
- the LOC141874330 gene encoding cyclic GMP-AMP synthase-like receptor 1: MSDVAAGNDDSIHHASLKLSFIIKYLLPDVRAEVLALCHSRDPYPDGTPGSRLQSGSMAEGLFLPNMLVREPNSKHIPVKFLSGLESMYCVEMEEEAMLETWKQNTDLKPSYCRLLKPSNKRDADGLYYSATRAKKKLTETFLSSLDHSHFSPLEVPEDRAAMLLEIRELPLNLDYIPAVCVDWPKEVNEWRERSRPSNWPSSELIDDVIKIGIHLVPKPHALSLQKDVEWRLTFSLPEIKLARSLREEQRLCYLAVKALYFMELKEPAGLQSYHLKMILFWVCEKTPSNLWTMNSLGRGFLVLLDELISRLREGSIPHYFVPELNLIELLKKEDLDVWVRKLEAIRADPVTFLVRFHDRYKRLSGLTLPLNEDDALKDTNRYARGIRLVARHSESGQQGVHQRTFGDRFLLCR; encoded by the exons ATGTCAGACGTGGCTGCAGGAAACGACGATTCCATTCATCATGCATCTCTCAAACTGTCCTTCATTATCAAGTACCTTCTTCCGGACGTAAGAGCTGAAGTACTTGCACTTTGTCACTCAAGAGATCCATACCCTGATGGCACCCCTGGATCTCGATTACAGTCGGGCAGTATGGCCGAGGGTCTGTTCCTACCAAACATGTTGGTGCGTGAACCTAACAGCAAGCATATTCCAGTTAAATTCCTCTCGGGCCTGGAGTCAATGTATTGTGTTGAAATGGAGGAGGAAGCGATGTTAGAGACATGGAAGCAGAACACAGATTTAAAACCTAGTTACTGCCGCCTGTTGAAGCCTTCTAACAAGCGGGATGCTGATGGTTTATATTATTCAGCCACTCGAGCTAAGAAAAAGCTAACGGAGACTTTCTTAAGCAGCCTAGATCATTCCCATTTTTCTCCGCTTGAAGTGCCCGAGGACAGAGCCGCCATGCTATTAGAAATACGCGAACTTCCTTTGAATCTAGATTATATCCCCGCAGTTTGTGTTGATTGGCCCAAGGAAGTCAACGAATGGCGGGAAAGGAGTCGCCCATCAAACTGGCCAAGCAGTGAGCTGATAgatgacgtcatcaaaataG GTATTCATCTAGTACCAAAGCCTCATGCCTTGAGCCTACAGAAGGATGTGGAGTGGCGACTAACATTCTCCTTGCCGGAGATAAAGCTTGCCAGAAGTCTTCGAGAGGAGCAGAGGCTGTGCTATCTGGCCGTAAAGGCACTTTACTTCATGGAGTTAAAGGAACCTGCAGGCCTCCAATCATATCATCTCAAGATGATTCTGTTTTGGGTGTGTGAGAAAACTCCGTCCAACTTGTGGACAATGAATTCGTTAGGAAGAGGTTTCTTGGTGCTGCTGGACGAACTTATCAGCCGTTTAAGGGAAGGAAGCATACCACACTACTTCGTACCCGAACTCAACTTGATCGAGCTCTTAAAGAAGGAAGACCTCGATGTCTGGGTAAGGAAGCTTGAAGCCATCCGAGCAGATCCAGTTACCTTTCTGGTTCGTTTTCACGACCGCTACAAGCGGCTGAGTGGACTCACGTTACCGTTGAATGAAGATGACGCCTTAAAGGACACCAACAGGTACGCCAGAGGCATCCGTCTCGTAGCAAGACACAGTGAAAGCGGACAACAAGGTGTTCATCAACGCACTTTTGGAGATCGGTTTTTGCTATGCCGTTGA